A region of Dermochelys coriacea isolate rDerCor1 chromosome 1, rDerCor1.pri.v4, whole genome shotgun sequence DNA encodes the following proteins:
- the LOC119843115 gene encoding putative olfactory receptor 52P1: MAVFSLTASDPSTFILMGIPGLEDAHIWISIPFSMFYIIGLLGNFTVLFVVGKEQTLHKPMYLLLCMLALTDISTLISIMPKALHIFWFNLKGITVGGCLTQMFFLHTVSIMHSAVLVTMAFDRYFAVCNPLRYASVITNVRIAKLGLVGLIRAVLLILPMPLLLSRLPFCANHTIPHTYCEHIAVAKISCGDITVNRMYGLVLAFVVIGLDLTLIALSYGLIIKAILRISSKKAHQKALNTCTAHICVMMMSYPPSLFSTLTHRFSKGIAPHIHIILSNLYFLIPPMLNPIIYGVKTKELRDKLGKYTFRR; this comes from the coding sequence ATGGCAGTTTTTAGCCTCACTGCCTCTGACCCTTCAACATTCATCCTAATGGGCATCCCTGGCCTGGAAGATGCTCACATCTGGATTTCCATTCCTTTCTCTATGTTCTACATTATCGGCTTGTTGGGAAATTTCACGGTTCTGTTTGTTGTAGGGAAAGAGCAGACCCTGCACAAGCCAATGTATctgctgctctgcatgctggCACTCACAGACATCAGCACATTGATTTCTATCATGCCGAAGGCACTGCAtatattttggttcaatttgaaaGGCATTACAGTGGGTGGCTGCCTGACCCAAATGTTCTTCCTTCACACAGTTTCTATTATGCACTCTGCCGTCCTTGTGACAATGGCCTTCGATCGCTATTTTGCCGTATGTAACCCTCTGAGATATGCCTCCGTAATCACCAACGTACGAATAGCTAAACTAGGGCTTGTGGGTTTAATAAGAGCTGTTCTCTTAATTCTGCCAATGCCCTTGCTCCTGAGCAGACTGCCTTTCTGTGCCAATCACACTATCCCCCATACATACTGCGAGCACATAGCTGTGGCAAAGATATCATGTGGGGACATCACAGTGAACAGGATGTATGGCTTGGTTTTGGCATTTGTAGTCATCGGGTTAGACCTGACGCTCATTGCACTGTCCTATGGTCTGATTATCAAAGCCATCCTCAGAATCTCATCCAAGAAAGCCCACCAGAAAGCTCTCAACACCTGCACAGCCCACATCTGTGTGATGATGATGTCTTATCCTCCCAGCCTCTTCTCCACTCTAACACACCGATTCAGTAAGGGCATCGCTCCCCACATTCACATCATCTTGTCAAACCTCTATTTCCTCATCCCCCCCATGCTTAATCCTATCATTTATGGGGTCAAAACCAAAGAACTTCGTGACAAATTGGGTAAATACACCTTCAGAAGGTGA